One Streptococcus sp. DTU_2020_1001019_1_SI_AUS_MUR_006 DNA window includes the following coding sequences:
- a CDS encoding DUF948 domain-containing protein produces MLEVAYIFVAIALVVFLVYLIITLQKVGRVIDETEKTVKTLTSDVDVTLHQTNELLTKVNVLVDDINVKVATIDPLFTAVADLSVSVSDLNEQARVLSKKASSAGSKTIKTGASLSAIRVASKFFKK; encoded by the coding sequence ATGTTAGAAGTGGCTTATATTTTTGTGGCAATTGCCTTGGTTGTATTTTTAGTTTATCTGATTATTACCCTTCAAAAAGTTGGTCGTGTAATCGATGAAACTGAAAAGACTGTTAAAACTTTAACATCAGATGTAGATGTAACTCTTCATCAAACAAATGAATTGCTTACAAAAGTCAACGTTCTTGTTGATGATATCAATGTCAAAGTTGCTACAATTGATCCCCTCTTTACAGCAGTTGCAGACCTTTCTGTTTCTGTTTCTGACCTAAATGAGCAAGCACGTGTTTTGAGTAAAAAAGCATCATCTGCTGGATCAAAAACTATAAAAACTGGTGCAAGTTTATCTGCCATTCGTGTTGCAAGTAAATTTTTTAAAAAATAA
- the hprK gene encoding HPr(Ser) kinase/phosphatase yields MSVLVKEVIDKLRLDIVYGETELLEKKINTADITRPGLEMTGYFDYYTPERIQLLGMKEWSYLISMSSHNRYQVLKKMFQPETPAVIVARGLVVPEEMLKAARECKIAILTSRTATSRLSGELSSYLDSRLAERESVHGVLMDIYGMGVLIQGDSGIGKSETGLELVKRGHRLVADDRVDIFAKDEMTLWGEPAEILKHLLEIRGVGIIDVMSLYGASAVKDSSQVQLAVYLENYDTQKTFDRLGNNAEELEISGVAIPRIRIPVKTGRNISVVIEAAAMNYRAKEMGFDATRLFEERLTNLIAKNEVKDD; encoded by the coding sequence ATGTCGGTTTTAGTCAAAGAAGTGATTGATAAGCTCAGACTAGACATTGTCTATGGTGAGACTGAATTACTTGAAAAGAAAATCAATACTGCGGATATTACGCGACCAGGGCTTGAAATGACGGGGTATTTTGACTACTATACTCCAGAGCGGATTCAACTTTTGGGAATGAAAGAGTGGTCTTATCTGATTAGTATGTCTTCTCATAATCGCTACCAGGTTTTGAAAAAGATGTTTCAACCAGAAACACCTGCAGTTATTGTTGCGCGTGGTTTAGTAGTTCCAGAGGAAATGCTAAAGGCTGCTAGAGAATGTAAAATCGCTATTTTAACGAGTCGTACAGCAACAAGTCGTCTGTCTGGGGAATTGTCAAGTTACCTAGATTCTCGTTTGGCTGAGCGTGAAAGTGTACATGGTGTCTTGATGGATATCTATGGTATGGGTGTGCTCATTCAGGGTGACAGTGGTATTGGTAAGAGTGAGACAGGTTTAGAACTCGTGAAACGAGGACACCGTTTGGTAGCGGATGACCGTGTAGATATCTTTGCTAAGGATGAAATGACTCTCTGGGGTGAACCAGCTGAAATCTTGAAGCATTTACTTGAGATTCGTGGTGTTGGTATTATAGATGTGATGAGTCTTTATGGTGCCAGTGCAGTTAAGGATTCTTCACAAGTTCAGTTAGCTGTCTATCTAGAAAATTATGACACACAAAAGACTTTTGATCGCCTAGGCAATAATGCTGAAGAATTGGAGATTTCTGGAGTAGCCATTCCGCGTATCCGCATTCCTGTAAAAACAGGACGTAATATTTCTGTCGTTATCGAAGCAGCAGCGATGAATTATCGTGCTAAGGAAATGGGCTTTGATGCTACTCGATTGTTTGAAGAAAGATTGACAAATCTGATTGCAAAGAACGAGGTGAAAGATGATTGA
- the rpsU gene encoding 30S ribosomal protein S21: protein MSKTVVRKNESLDDALRRFKRAVTKAGTLQETRKREFYEKPSVKRKRKSEAARKRKKF from the coding sequence ATGTCTAAAACAGTAGTACGTAAGAATGAATCTCTTGACGATGCTCTTCGTCGTTTCAAACGTGCAGTTACTAAAGCTGGTACTCTTCAAGAAACACGCAAACGTGAATTCTATGAAAAACCTTCTGTAAAACGTAAACGTAAGTCAGAAGCAGCTCGTAAACGTAAAAAATTCTAA
- the lgt gene encoding prolipoprotein diacylglyceryl transferase produces MIDPIAFQIGPLAVRWYALCIVSGLVLAVYLASKEAPKKKILSDDILDFILIAFPLSIIGARLYYVIFRFDYYSQHLGEIFAIWNGGLAIYGGLITGAIVLYIFADRKLINTWDFLDIAAPSVMIAQSLGRWGNFFNQEAYGAVVDNLDYLPGFIKNQMYIDGSYRQPTFLYESIWNLIGFALIVIFRRRLKSIRRGHITAFYLIWYGFGRMIIEGMRTDSLMFFGLRVSQWLSALLIGLGIYIIFYQNRKKAPFYNVKKEN; encoded by the coding sequence ATGATTGATCCAATTGCTTTTCAAATTGGCCCTTTAGCTGTTAGATGGTATGCACTCTGCATTGTTTCAGGTCTTGTTTTAGCGGTATACCTTGCCAGTAAAGAAGCGCCTAAAAAGAAGATTTTATCTGATGATATTTTGGACTTTATCTTAATTGCCTTTCCTTTATCCATCATTGGTGCTAGACTCTACTATGTTATTTTTAGATTTGATTACTATAGCCAACATCTGGGAGAGATTTTTGCTATTTGGAATGGTGGTCTTGCGATTTATGGCGGTTTAATTACTGGAGCGATTGTTCTCTATATCTTTGCTGATCGCAAATTAATCAATACTTGGGATTTCTTAGATATTGCAGCTCCGAGCGTCATGATTGCTCAGAGTCTAGGGCGTTGGGGAAACTTTTTTAACCAAGAAGCTTATGGAGCAGTCGTTGACAATCTAGACTATTTACCTGGTTTTATTAAGAATCAGATGTATATTGATGGCTCATACCGCCAACCAACCTTCTTATACGAATCTATCTGGAATCTGATCGGTTTTGCCTTGATTGTCATTTTTAGACGCCGATTAAAGAGTATCCGTCGTGGTCATATCACTGCCTTTTATCTAATTTGGTACGGATTTGGACGTATGATTATCGAGGGTATGCGTACGGATAGTCTCATGTTCTTTGGGCTCCGAGTATCCCAGTGGTTGTCCGCGCTATTGATTGGCCTTGGTATTTATATCATCTTTTATCAAAATCGGAAAAAAGCACCATTTTATAATGTAAAAAAGGAGAATTAA
- a CDS encoding YtxH domain-containing protein has product MGKLSSILLGTVSGVAAALFLTSDKGKQVRSQAQEFLEDLKEDPEYAKEQVCEKLTDVKEQTKEFVLKTKEQIESGEITLDTVLDKAKYHAQQATEASKETLNHFKSQLEEKVVVEENGNGQEIVIELQEN; this is encoded by the coding sequence ATGGGAAAACTATCATCTATCCTTTTAGGAACTGTTTCAGGTGTTGCAGCTGCCTTGTTTCTAACTAGTGACAAAGGTAAACAAGTTAGAAGCCAAGCACAAGAATTTTTAGAAGATCTAAAAGAAGATCCTGAGTATGCTAAAGAGCAGGTTTGTGAAAAATTAACGGATGTCAAAGAACAAACCAAAGAATTCGTTCTTAAAACAAAAGAGCAGATTGAATCTGGGGAAATTACTCTTGACACTGTCTTAGATAAAGCAAAATACCATGCTCAACAAGCGACTGAAGCTTCAAAAGAAACCTTGAATCATTTCAAATCACAACTAGAAGAAAAAGTAGTTGTGGAAGAAAATGGAAATGGTCAAGAAATTGTCATTGAGCTTCAAGAAAATTAA